From Nicotiana tabacum cultivar K326 chromosome 15, ASM71507v2, whole genome shotgun sequence, the proteins below share one genomic window:
- the LOC142169608 gene encoding uncharacterized protein LOC142169608 produces the protein MQAWRAKKKAMQFLRGHHAESYSPLPSYLYILEKTYPGSVVKLQKTVDECFLYALVALNISIRGWEYCRPIVIVDGTFLKSAYRGTMLTASTRDATCSILPLAYAIVDSENDAYWR, from the exons ATGCAAGCTTGGCGAGCAAAGAAAAAAGCTATGCAATTTTTGAGAGGTCATCATGCTGAATCATACAGTCCCCTACCGAGTTACTTGTACATTTTGGAGAAGACTTATCCAGGCTCGGTAGTAAAATTGCAAAAGACTGTAGATGAATGTTTCCTGTATGCTTTAGTTGCTCTTAATATATCCATAAGGGGTTGGGAGTATTGTAGGCCAATTGTAATCGTTGATGGCACCTTCTTAAAATCGGCATATAGAGGAACCATGCTAACAGCTAGCACAAGGGATGCAACAT GTAGCATATTACCACTTGCTTATGCGATTGTTGATTCAGAAAATGACGCATATTGGAGATAA
- the LOC142169609 gene encoding uncharacterized protein LOC142169609 — protein MTLSQKMRVRASTYYIYTVIDGVKRFTVCIKEEKCSCGQFQPDELPCPHTLTILRHRNESYETYCSHYYIKESLLMEYEITVGPLSDESKWDPQHIAKEVVLSPTGRKGHQRDLNNKYTKHMMKKGKEV, from the exons ATGACTTTATCCCAGAAGATGAGA gtgagggcttcaacaTATTATATTTATACGGTGATAGATGGTGTCAAACGCTTCACTGTTTgtattaaagaagaaaaatgtaGTTGTGGACAATTCCAACCAGATGAACTACCTTGTCCACATACTTTGACAATTTTGAGGCACAGAAACGAGTCTTATGAAACGTACTGCTCTCATTATTACATAAAGGAGAGCCTTCTCATGGAATATGAAATAACAGTCGGCCCTCTATCAGATGAGAGCAAATGGGATCCACAACATATAGCAAAAGAAGTTGTCCTGTCACCAACTGGAAGAAAAGGGCACCAGAGAGACCTTAATAACAAATATACAAAACACATGATGAAAAAAGGTAAAGAAGTATAA